A genomic region of Planococcus kocurii contains the following coding sequences:
- the lspA gene encoding signal peptidase II: MFIYYGIALVIIALDQWTKWLVLKNMELGERISVIDPYLGWLSHRNRGAAWGMLEGQMWLFAVITVAVVIGILYYFHKHAQGQPLFQLSLMVLLGGAIGNFIDRMLRGEVVDFVDVLIPVVNYDFPIFNVADAALTIGVVLMIIFIIYDEKQQKKKVS; this comes from the coding sequence ATGTTTATTTATTATGGAATCGCATTAGTAATCATTGCATTAGATCAATGGACAAAATGGTTGGTCCTTAAAAATATGGAATTGGGTGAAAGGATTTCAGTAATTGATCCTTATCTCGGCTGGTTGTCGCACCGTAATCGCGGCGCTGCTTGGGGCATGCTCGAGGGACAGATGTGGCTGTTTGCCGTCATTACCGTGGCAGTTGTTATCGGAATTCTTTACTATTTTCATAAACATGCACAAGGGCAACCGTTGTTCCAGCTTAGTTTAATGGTTCTTTTGGGTGGAGCGATCGGCAATTTTATCGACCGCATGCTACGCGGGGAAGTTGTCGATTTTGTAGATGTGCTAATTCCCGTGGTCAATTATGATTTCCCGATATTTAATGTTGCAGATGCTGCTTTAACGATTGGTGTCGTATTGATGATTATTTTTATTATTTATGACGAAAAACAACAAAAGAAAAAGGTGTCTTAA
- a CDS encoding RluA family pseudouridine synthase produces MEELTIEITEEMTGERVDKAVSSIDEDWSRSQISNWVKEGAVKVNGIKVKPNYKVRLQDVIVVTPPELEELDVVPEDLNLEIVYEDEDVLVVNKPKGMVVHPAPGHAKGTLVNGLMHHCTDLSGINGVVRPGIVHRIDKDTSGLLMVAKNDASHTSLVDQLVKKTVTRKYVALVHGHIPHDKGTIQAPIARDPKERQNMAIVDKGKHAVTHFRVLERFGDFTLVECRLETGRTHQIRVHMKYIGYPLVGDPKYGPKKTMDVGGQALHAEVIGFDHPKTNEYMEFSVEPPAEFAELLESLRDKD; encoded by the coding sequence ATGGAAGAATTAACGATTGAAATTACCGAAGAAATGACAGGCGAACGGGTAGACAAAGCTGTGTCATCAATAGATGAAGACTGGTCACGTTCACAGATTAGCAATTGGGTCAAAGAAGGAGCCGTAAAAGTTAACGGCATTAAAGTAAAACCGAATTACAAAGTTCGTTTGCAGGATGTTATCGTTGTCACACCGCCTGAACTTGAAGAATTAGATGTAGTTCCCGAAGATCTTAATTTGGAAATTGTCTATGAAGATGAAGACGTCCTCGTAGTTAACAAACCAAAAGGAATGGTTGTACATCCGGCTCCAGGACACGCTAAAGGCACATTGGTTAATGGCTTAATGCATCACTGTACAGATTTGTCAGGAATCAATGGTGTAGTGCGTCCGGGGATTGTCCATAGAATTGATAAAGATACATCTGGCTTATTGATGGTAGCCAAAAATGACGCTTCCCATACGTCATTAGTTGATCAATTAGTGAAAAAGACGGTTACGCGTAAATATGTAGCGCTCGTACATGGTCACATTCCTCACGATAAAGGAACGATTCAAGCACCAATTGCGCGTGATCCAAAAGAACGCCAAAACATGGCAATCGTTGATAAAGGAAAACATGCCGTAACACATTTCCGAGTTTTGGAACGTTTTGGTGATTTTACATTAGTAGAATGCCGCCTAGAAACAGGCAGAACGCACCAAATTCGTGTGCACATGAAATACATTGGCTACCCGCTTGTTGGAGATCCAAAGTACGGACCGAAGAAAACAATGGATGTTGGCGGTCAAGCACTTCACGCGGAAGTTATCGGTTTTGATCATCCAAAAACGAACGAATACATGGAGTTCTCTGTAGAGCCACCAGCTGAATTTGCAGAACTTCTAGAATCTCTTCGCGACAAGGATTGA
- the pyrR gene encoding bifunctional pyr operon transcriptional regulator/uracil phosphoribosyltransferase PyrR has translation MEKADILDEQAISRAITRIAHEIIERNKGIDDCILVGIKTRGAFIAKRLAEKIEKIEGRPIMKGELDITLYRDDLSIKTKNQEPLVQQVDIKHSILDKKVILVDDVLYTGRTVRAAMDAVMDLGRPAQIQLAVLIDRGHRELPIRADFVGKNIPTSSDERIIVQMVESDQVDRVAIHE, from the coding sequence GTGGAAAAAGCAGATATTTTAGATGAACAGGCAATTAGCCGAGCAATTACACGCATTGCACATGAAATTATCGAACGCAATAAAGGCATCGATGATTGTATATTAGTTGGTATCAAAACGCGCGGTGCATTTATCGCAAAGCGACTGGCCGAAAAAATCGAAAAAATCGAAGGGCGTCCCATTATGAAAGGCGAACTTGATATTACGCTTTATCGAGATGACTTGAGCATCAAAACAAAAAACCAAGAACCGTTAGTGCAACAAGTTGATATTAAACACAGCATACTCGATAAAAAAGTCATCTTAGTAGATGATGTGCTCTATACAGGACGCACTGTACGCGCAGCTATGGATGCCGTTATGGACCTAGGACGACCGGCACAAATTCAACTAGCAGTATTGATTGACCGAGGACATCGCGAATTGCCAATACGTGCTGACTTTGTCGGAAAAAACATTCCAACTTCAAGTGATGAACGAATCATTGTTCAAATGGTTGAAAGCGATCAAGTGGACCGCGTTGCCATTCACGAATAA
- a CDS encoding solute carrier family 23 protein, whose translation MSEAILDVQDKPKTGQWISLSLQHMFAMFGATILVPQLVGLSPAIALLTSGIATIIFILITQFKVPAYLGSSFAFILPITIATKTGGIGSAMIGAMFVSLVYAIVALIIWKTGYHWLMKLLPPIVVGPVIIVIGLALSGTAVNMAMTIPVGNASEYSLLHFSAAIVTLLTAIICNIYFKNIISLMPILIGIIVGYGYSAAIGIIDYGVIADAKWFAVPEFLIPGVDYSFQVTPTLLFVMVPIAIVTISEHIGHQLVLGKIVNRNYIKDPGLHRSILGDGIGTFISSLVGGPPKTTYGENIGVLAITKVFSVYVIFGAAVFAIVFSFFGKLMAVIETIPTAVLGGISILLFGIIASSGLRMLVDNNIDFGNNRNLVISSVILVIGIGGAKIEFSETFSIEGMALAAIVGVILNLVLPGMNKEEVDDGTK comes from the coding sequence TTGAGTGAAGCAATTTTAGACGTACAAGATAAACCAAAAACAGGACAATGGATCTCGCTAAGCTTGCAGCACATGTTCGCGATGTTTGGCGCAACAATATTGGTACCGCAATTGGTTGGTTTAAGTCCAGCTATCGCATTGTTAACAAGTGGAATTGCAACAATCATCTTTATCCTCATCACACAATTTAAAGTACCGGCATATCTCGGATCTTCATTCGCTTTTATCTTGCCGATTACCATTGCTACGAAAACTGGCGGGATTGGCTCAGCAATGATTGGCGCCATGTTTGTTTCATTGGTCTACGCAATCGTCGCGTTGATCATTTGGAAAACAGGCTATCACTGGTTGATGAAATTACTTCCACCGATTGTCGTAGGGCCGGTTATCATTGTCATCGGACTGGCTTTATCAGGAACAGCAGTAAATATGGCCATGACCATTCCAGTAGGGAATGCTTCAGAATATAGCTTGCTGCATTTTTCGGCAGCTATTGTTACGCTGCTAACCGCTATCATTTGTAACATTTATTTTAAGAATATCATTTCATTGATGCCAATTTTGATCGGTATTATCGTAGGGTATGGCTACTCAGCTGCCATTGGCATTATTGACTACGGCGTCATTGCTGACGCGAAATGGTTTGCAGTACCAGAATTCTTAATTCCTGGGGTGGATTACTCCTTTCAAGTAACACCAACCTTGTTGTTCGTCATGGTCCCAATTGCCATCGTCACGATTTCTGAACATATCGGTCATCAACTGGTACTAGGCAAGATTGTCAATCGAAATTACATAAAAGACCCAGGCTTACATCGGTCGATACTAGGTGATGGGATTGGAACCTTTATCTCTTCACTAGTTGGCGGCCCGCCAAAGACGACATACGGTGAGAATATTGGGGTACTCGCAATTACGAAAGTGTTTTCAGTCTATGTCATCTTTGGAGCGGCAGTGTTTGCCATCGTCTTTTCGTTCTTTGGCAAATTGATGGCCGTCATCGAGACAATTCCAACGGCTGTTCTAGGCGGAATTTCGATCTTATTGTTCGGTATTATCGCATCTTCTGGTTTGCGTATGCTAGTAGATAACAACATCGACTTTGGCAACAACCGAAATTTAGTGATTTCTTCAGTTATCTTGGTTATCGGGATTGGCGGAGCTAAAATTGAATTTAGTGAAACATTCTCAATCGAAGGAATGGCGCTCGCTGCCATTGTTGGTGTCATTTTGAACTTAGTGCTACCGGGAATGAACAAAGAAGAAGTAGACGACGGAACTAAATAA
- a CDS encoding aspartate carbamoyltransferase catalytic subunit — MPNLLSMNNLENDTIMSLLKRAGEFQQGKRAPIDGTVVNLFFEPSTRTKMSFEMAEHHMGLAVLPFETAFSSILKGETLYDTVKTMEAIGVGAVIIRHEEEEYYQQLEGCDVAVINGGDGSGQHPTQSLLDLMTIYQEFGRIEGIHVTIVGDIAHSRVAKSNAAALKQLGAKVSFVCPADWSGEYESSEHLDDFIETTDVVMMLRVQHERHAVSALFSKENYHEQYGLTIEREKKMKDGAIIMHPAPINRGVEIADCLVECERSRIFKQMANGVFIRMAVLEYALKGRD, encoded by the coding sequence TTGCCAAACTTACTATCTATGAACAACTTAGAAAATGACACGATTATGAGTTTGCTTAAGCGTGCTGGAGAATTTCAGCAAGGCAAGAGAGCGCCAATTGATGGCACGGTCGTCAACTTGTTTTTCGAACCAAGCACAAGAACAAAAATGAGTTTTGAAATGGCAGAGCATCATATGGGACTCGCTGTACTACCTTTTGAAACAGCTTTTTCTAGCATCTTAAAAGGTGAAACACTTTACGATACAGTAAAAACGATGGAAGCAATTGGCGTAGGTGCAGTCATTATACGTCATGAAGAAGAAGAGTATTATCAACAACTAGAAGGATGCGACGTTGCTGTCATCAATGGTGGAGATGGCTCAGGTCAACATCCAACACAATCTCTTTTAGACTTAATGACCATATATCAAGAGTTTGGACGGATCGAAGGCATTCATGTCACCATCGTTGGAGACATTGCTCATAGCCGTGTCGCAAAATCAAATGCAGCGGCACTCAAACAATTAGGAGCAAAAGTGAGTTTTGTGTGCCCGGCGGACTGGAGCGGAGAGTACGAATCTTCCGAGCACTTGGATGACTTTATTGAAACTACAGATGTTGTCATGATGCTTCGCGTGCAGCATGAACGGCATGCAGTATCAGCTCTTTTCTCGAAAGAAAATTACCATGAGCAATACGGCTTAACGATCGAACGCGAAAAGAAAATGAAGGATGGTGCCATTATTATGCATCCTGCGCCAATCAACCGCGGCGTCGAAATTGCAGATTGCTTAGTCGAATGTGAACGTTCACGAATTTTTAAACAAATGGCAAACGGAGTTTTTATTCGGATGGCAGTACTTGAATACGCATTGAAAGGGAGAGATTAA
- a CDS encoding dihydroorotase: MNLFIKNVNMLQNGELTPTTIRIKEGKIKEIGKELQVDNETQIDGKGRMIAPGFVDVHVHLREPGGEQKETIESGTHSAAKGGYTTICAMPNTRPVPDTKENLQLVNGLIEKNALIRVLPYASITIREAGKERTNLQELKENGAFAFTDDGVGIQEAGMMYETMQDAAKIDMAVVAHCEDNSLIYDGVMHEGKRSRELGLKGIPAIAESVHIARDILLAEAAGAHYHVCHVSTKESVRVIRDAKRAGVRVTAEVTPHHLLLTEDDIPADDANYKMNPPLRAKEDWEALHEGLLDGTLDFIATDHAPHTEAEKTNGMNGSMFGIVGFETAFPLLYSNFVKTGTWSLQQLIDWLTIKPSQTFNLPYGTLEIGQTADLVLLDLEKEQPIQVEEFLSKGKNTPFNGWNCTGWPVTTIFGGEIVWQEEKN; the protein is encoded by the coding sequence TTGAATTTATTCATTAAAAACGTAAACATGCTGCAAAATGGAGAATTAACCCCTACAACTATCCGGATTAAAGAAGGCAAAATTAAAGAAATCGGTAAAGAGTTACAAGTGGATAACGAGACCCAAATTGACGGCAAAGGCCGGATGATTGCACCAGGATTTGTTGATGTCCATGTTCATTTGCGTGAACCGGGTGGTGAGCAGAAAGAAACCATCGAAAGTGGAACACATTCGGCAGCAAAAGGTGGCTACACCACAATTTGTGCGATGCCAAACACGCGTCCTGTTCCGGATACGAAAGAAAATCTGCAGCTAGTCAACGGATTGATTGAAAAAAATGCGCTTATCCGAGTTTTGCCGTACGCGTCAATCACCATCAGAGAAGCAGGAAAAGAACGTACAAACTTACAAGAACTAAAAGAAAACGGTGCTTTTGCTTTTACGGATGACGGTGTTGGCATTCAAGAAGCAGGCATGATGTACGAAACAATGCAAGACGCAGCAAAAATTGATATGGCAGTCGTTGCGCATTGTGAAGACAATAGCTTGATATATGACGGTGTCATGCACGAAGGCAAACGCAGTAGAGAACTTGGGCTTAAAGGGATTCCAGCAATTGCGGAATCGGTGCATATTGCACGCGACATTTTACTAGCAGAAGCAGCAGGCGCACATTATCACGTTTGCCACGTCAGCACAAAAGAATCAGTTCGCGTCATTCGCGACGCAAAGCGTGCAGGAGTGCGCGTAACAGCTGAAGTTACACCTCATCATTTGCTCTTAACAGAAGATGATATTCCAGCGGACGATGCCAATTACAAAATGAATCCACCACTACGTGCAAAAGAAGATTGGGAAGCGTTACACGAAGGCTTGCTTGATGGCACGCTAGACTTTATCGCGACAGACCATGCACCGCACACGGAAGCAGAAAAAACAAATGGCATGAATGGTTCGATGTTTGGAATCGTCGGTTTTGAAACAGCATTTCCACTGCTCTATAGCAACTTTGTCAAAACCGGCACATGGTCGTTACAACAATTAATCGACTGGTTAACCATCAAACCAAGCCAAACATTCAACTTGCCATATGGCACTTTAGAAATTGGACAAACAGCGGATCTCGTATTATTAGATCTTGAAAAAGAACAACCAATTCAAGTAGAAGAATTTTTATCAAAAGGTAAAAACACACCATTTAATGGTTGGAATTGTACAGGGTGGCCAGTAACAACCATCTTTGGTGGCGAAATCGTATGGCAGGAGGAGAAAAATTAA
- a CDS encoding carbamoyl phosphate synthase small subunit produces the protein MKRYLILEDGTVFEGTAFGSDSASVGEIVFNTSMTGYQEILSDPSYCGQIVTMTYPLIGNYGINSDDFESIEPAVKGMVVRELAEFPSNFRNNSTLDELFKTKDIPGISGIDTRKLTRLIRSKGAIKGVLTAAGEEVQLAAVVKTLQETILPSDQVAQVSTARPYPSPGRGKRVVLIDYGMKHGILRELNNRDCDVIVVPYNTASKEILAWGPDGVMLSNGPGDPKDVEECVEVVRELLGQVPIFGICLGHQLFARACGADTFKLKFGHRGGNHPVRDLVTGKIEITSQNHGYAVDEDTLQGTRLKVTHSALNDGTNEGLAHLDYPAFTVQYHPESSPGPEDSNYLFDRFIDVMNATRKEQQHA, from the coding sequence ATGAAACGTTATTTAATTTTAGAAGACGGTACGGTATTTGAAGGAACAGCATTCGGAAGCGATAGTGCTTCTGTTGGGGAAATCGTTTTTAATACGAGTATGACGGGTTATCAGGAAATTTTATCGGATCCTTCTTACTGCGGACAAATTGTCACGATGACTTACCCACTAATCGGCAACTATGGCATTAATAGCGACGATTTCGAATCGATTGAACCCGCAGTAAAAGGCATGGTCGTTCGTGAACTTGCTGAGTTCCCTTCCAATTTCAGAAACAATTCAACCTTGGACGAGTTATTTAAAACGAAAGATATTCCTGGAATTTCAGGTATTGATACACGAAAACTGACGCGTTTGATTCGCTCAAAAGGTGCCATCAAAGGTGTCTTAACAGCAGCAGGTGAAGAGGTTCAATTAGCAGCAGTCGTGAAGACGCTTCAAGAAACGATTTTGCCAAGCGACCAAGTGGCGCAAGTTTCAACAGCACGTCCTTATCCAAGCCCTGGCCGTGGCAAACGCGTTGTATTAATTGACTACGGCATGAAGCATGGCATTTTGCGTGAGCTTAATAACCGCGATTGCGACGTCATTGTCGTTCCTTATAACACGGCATCAAAAGAAATTCTTGCTTGGGGACCTGACGGCGTTATGTTATCAAACGGCCCTGGAGATCCAAAAGATGTAGAGGAATGTGTAGAAGTGGTACGTGAACTACTTGGTCAAGTTCCAATCTTCGGCATCTGCCTAGGACACCAATTATTCGCAAGAGCTTGCGGTGCGGACACCTTTAAATTGAAATTCGGTCATCGCGGAGGAAATCATCCAGTACGCGACTTAGTTACAGGGAAAATCGAAATCACATCACAAAACCACGGTTACGCTGTGGATGAAGATACCTTGCAAGGAACTCGCCTAAAAGTAACGCATAGCGCATTAAACGATGGTACGAACGAAGGCTTGGCACACTTAGATTACCCAGCATTCACAGTTCAATACCACCCAGAATCATCACCCGGACCAGAAGACTCCAACTACTTATTTGATCGCTTTATTGATGTTATGAACGCAACTCGAAAGGAGCAACAACATGCCTAA